The Anas acuta chromosome 2, bAnaAcu1.1, whole genome shotgun sequence genome contains a region encoding:
- the PEX2 gene encoding peroxisome biogenesis factor 2 isoform X1 gives MSSSVGNEKSVSPVLRISQLDALELNKALEQLVWSQFTSCFHGFKPGVLSHIEPELKAFLWLLLWRFTIYSKNATVGQAILNIQYKNNLSQTEKYQPLSKHQKLWYLIFTVGGRWLEERCYDLFSNRQLQSFCKIKYYLNFGAGLLKLCGLVNFLIFLQKGTFATLTERILGIRSVFCKPQSVRQVGFEYMNRELLWHGFAEFLIYLLPLINVQKLKLKISSWCLPMASLPNNENTLAVHCKECSLCGEWPTMPHTIGCLHVFCYYCIKSNYLFDMYFTCPKCGSEVHSLQPLKYKIEMTEFHA, from the coding sequence atgtCCTCCAGCGTTGGAAATGAAAAGAGTGTGAGTCCTGTGCTTAGAATAAGTCAACTCGATGCTCTTGAACTAAACAAAGCCTTGGAACAACTAGTGTGGTCCCAGTTTACCAGCTGTTTTCATGGATTTAAACCAGGAGTGCTGTCTCATATTGAACCagaattaaaagcatttctatGGCTTTTACTGTGGAGATTCACTATCTATTCTAAGAATGCAACTGTGGGACAGGCTATTCTGAATATTCAGTACAAGAATAATTTAtctcagacagaaaaatacCAGCCTCTGAGCAAACACCAGAAGTTATGGTATCTTATTTTCACTGTTGGTGGAAGATGGTTGGAAGAAAGATGTTATGATTTATTTAGCAATCGTCAACTACAGTCCTTCTGTAAAATCAAGTATTACCTTAACTTTGGAGCTGGACTTCTTAAACTGTGTGGACTTgtaaattttctgatttttcttcagaaaggaacATTTGCAACACTTACAGAACGCATTCTAGGAATTAGGTCAGTTTTTTGCAAGCCACAAAGTGTTCGTCAGGTAGGATTTGAATACATGAACAGGGAGCTCTTATGGCATGGTTTCGCTGAATTTCTGATCTACCTGCTGCCACTCATTAATGTACAGAAACTGAAACTCAAAATTTCTTCGTGGTGTTTGCCTATGGCAAGTCTTCCTAATAATGAAAACACATTAGCAGTTCACTGCAAGGAATGTTCATTGTGTGGGGAATGGCCTACTATGCCGCATACCATAGGctgtttgcatgttttttgttaCTATTGTATTAAAAGTAACTATTTATTTGATATGTATTTTACATGTCCTAAGTGTGGCTCGGAGGTACACAGTCTTCAACcattgaaatataaaattgaaatgaCAGAATTTCATGCCTGA
- the PEX2 gene encoding peroxisome biogenesis factor 2 isoform X2: MPRRGHHPGRPSSASSPRPRALPVQPLWALTWGIYRRRRRSGLRTLPRGLPGLRSVVRPVGVLPPGACLPEHARRLQGFQLGPKRKSCLSPARLPESYSLYRLIQVKGHYVPAVQYLDQHLHTTEYS, encoded by the exons ATGCCCCGCCGCGGACACCATCCCGGGAGACCTTCCAGTGCGTCATCTCCACGGCCGCGGGCACTTCCTGTGCAGCCGCTCTGGGCGCTCACCTGGGGTATCtatcgccgccgccgccgctctgGGCTGCGGACGTTGCCTCG CGGCCTGCCTGGGCTGCGCAGTGTCGTGAGGCCCGTCGGTGTGCTTCCTCCCGGTGCCTGCCTACCTGAGCACGCAAGGAGGCTGCAAGGCTTCCAGCTAGGCCCAAAGCGTAAG AGTTGCCTCTCACCTGCAAGATTGCCTGAGTCCTACAGCTTATACAGACTTATACAG GTTAAAGGACATTATGTTCCTGCGGTGCAGTACTTGGATCAGCACTTGCATACTACTGAATATTCATGA